CTGGGGAGTACACTCCCCCAACATCGCAAACATATTCACAGCAAGCTAATTTCTCGGGGTCTCTAGTACGCACAATCTTATCCTCATCAACGAGACCGAAAATGATTAACAGCGCGCAAGCAGCAACCTCATCAGCATGGAAAGAGCCATCATGAACTCCCACGCTCCTTAAAATTTGCATGAAAGACCTCCAAAATAGAATCCTCCGATTTTATAAGAGTCTGATTAATTCTCAACTGGAAAACGATCTCTTTGCTTTTTCAATATCAAATCCATTATAGAACTGGAAGAGACATATCCGCGAAAAAGCACCAAAATACCTAACACTACTTATGACAAAATTTCTTTACTCGGGGAACGATGCTATATCCCCCGATGGGTACTTAGTTTCTCCTCCAAAGTTCCTTCAAGGGAACTCTTACAGCAGCCATGTACGTATAGAAAATATTCCTGAAAATTTTCTCGGGTACTCTTTACCCAAAGAGTCTCTATCTATGAATCTCAAAAGCTGCTTAGCTCAACTCGGAATAGAAGCTTCTGCAGAAAATATCTCCCTAGATAGAAATACAAACTCCGCAGAAATCTCCGTCCTGTTTACAGCTTATGGCCCCATAGCGTCAGCAGCTCTTTCCCTCCTACAGCCCGGGACGTTCGTCGCCAAATTATTTGCTGCCGATGATCGTAGACTAGTCAGAAACGAAGACTATCTACAAAGAATCTTACATGCAGAAGACCGTAACGGTCTTCCCTTATTACGTCTAGGGACAACATTCTCTCATGAAAAACCCGATTGGCAAATTATTGACGGCAGACTTGTTGCCTTCATCCCACTTATTCCAGGAGTCACTACCTACGAAAAAACTATCTACGGTTTTCTTCCCTTCCTAGCCAAAGCTCTCACCAAAGATAACATTCCTACTAGAAAGTTCCTCGCTCTTTATCAAACTCATGTGCTCGCTGATGCTAAGCTCCAACCAGACAACATCCTATTGGTGAAAACTTTACCCCTACATATCCGAACCATGTTTGCTCGAGTTGTCCAAGAATTACTGCCCAAAGGATTTCGACATACGGCAGCAAACATTCTGCAACCAGACACCACAGCATCTGGAGACATATATGAATTCTACGGAGAATCTAATGAGGTCATCAACAAAGTCCCACTGGAATTTTTCACTATAGAACCCGCAAAGGAGCATTCTTTCTTTTATTACAGAGACACTTTACAAAAAAAATTGGAAAATTTTAACAACCTAATCTCTATCTTCGATACCTATCCAGACGCTTATGGTCAAAGAAAGCGCAAAGCAACATTTATCTGTAAGGGCAGTGAATTATATTCTTTGTCTTCATCTGACTGGATCCTAGGCAGACAAGATTCTATGTCTCCGAACTTTTTAAAAGAAATGCCTCTAGATACAGCCGAAGAATACTTAAAAAACCAACCTTGTTATCCCTTCCTTCAGGCCATAGAATCAGGGAAAATCACCAGCCAAGGGGTATTAATTACCGAATACTTCCCTTCGACCCTCTTAAAAGGCATGCTCCTGTCTTACTACGTAAGGACCCAACTCAAACAAATCTACTTCCGAAATCCTTCCCAATCCCAAGGGCAATATTTTTCTGATAGAGATCGTGCTATGCTCCTGGATCTTTATACATTTGGAATCTCAGTCTTCTGGGTGGATGAAACAACGAAAACTATTCTCAAATATGTAAAACGAAAAGGCAAAGAAGCTGGGATGTTCCTCCCCCCCGAGAGAGAGCAAGAGTTTTTAGATGCCACTTTCTTCGGAGTCTATGGCTCCAACATGATTGTAGGCAATTTTGAGTCGGAGATAACCTCTCTTATGAACTCCTTGCTAGAAATAAAAAAAACCATCCTCCACCCGCTCCTTTCCAAGACGCGTCCATTAGCTATGGTCACGGGAGGAGGACCTGGAGCCATGGAATCTGGTAACCGCGTGGCACGAACCCTTAACATCCTTTCTTGCGCCAATATCATGGATTTTGAAACCTCCGGAAATACTGCCGGTGCACAACCAACAAATATGTTTATCGACGCAAAGATGACCTACCGACTAGGAGAGTTAATAGAAAGGCAAGATCATTTTCATTTAGATTTCCCTATTTTCCTTATGGGAGGTGTAGGAACAGATTTTGAAATGGCCCTAGAAGTTGTCAGCCTCAAAACAGGCCGCAAACAACCTTCTCCAGTAATTCTTTTCGGATCTCCAGAATATTGGGAACGCAAGCTGTCATCCATCTACGCTGTCAACCTGGACTCTGGAACTATCAAAGGATCTGAATGGATCAGCAACTGCTTGTTCTGTGTACAAACAGCTCGACAGGCTCTAGATGTTTACGAAAAATTTTTCCAAGGAATTTTGCCTATAGGACCAAACTACCCAGCTTATCCAAAAGGGTTTGTAATCGTAAATTAAGCAAAAAACTCCTAAAAAATTCTTGATTACAACC
This is a stretch of genomic DNA from Chlamydiifrater phoenicopteri. It encodes these proteins:
- a CDS encoding LOG family protein; translation: MTKFLYSGNDAISPDGYLVSPPKFLQGNSYSSHVRIENIPENFLGYSLPKESLSMNLKSCLAQLGIEASAENISLDRNTNSAEISVLFTAYGPIASAALSLLQPGTFVAKLFAADDRRLVRNEDYLQRILHAEDRNGLPLLRLGTTFSHEKPDWQIIDGRLVAFIPLIPGVTTYEKTIYGFLPFLAKALTKDNIPTRKFLALYQTHVLADAKLQPDNILLVKTLPLHIRTMFARVVQELLPKGFRHTAANILQPDTTASGDIYEFYGESNEVINKVPLEFFTIEPAKEHSFFYYRDTLQKKLENFNNLISIFDTYPDAYGQRKRKATFICKGSELYSLSSSDWILGRQDSMSPNFLKEMPLDTAEEYLKNQPCYPFLQAIESGKITSQGVLITEYFPSTLLKGMLLSYYVRTQLKQIYFRNPSQSQGQYFSDRDRAMLLDLYTFGISVFWVDETTKTILKYVKRKGKEAGMFLPPEREQEFLDATFFGVYGSNMIVGNFESEITSLMNSLLEIKKTILHPLLSKTRPLAMVTGGGPGAMESGNRVARTLNILSCANIMDFETSGNTAGAQPTNMFIDAKMTYRLGELIERQDHFHLDFPIFLMGGVGTDFEMALEVVSLKTGRKQPSPVILFGSPEYWERKLSSIYAVNLDSGTIKGSEWISNCLFCVQTARQALDVYEKFFQGILPIGPNYPAYPKGFVIVN